Proteins from one Choloepus didactylus isolate mChoDid1 chromosome 4, mChoDid1.pri, whole genome shotgun sequence genomic window:
- the LOC119531815 gene encoding septin-7-like, producing MVVGESGLGKSTLINSLFLTDLYSPEYPGPSHRIKKTVQVEQSKVLIKEGGVQLLLTIVDTPGFGDAVDNSNCWQPVIDYIDSKFEDYLNAESRVNRRQMPDNRVQCCLYFIAPSGHGLKPLDIEFMKRLHEKVNIIPLIAKADTLTPEECQQFKKQIMKEIQEHKIKIYEFPETDDEEENKLVKKIKDRLPLAVVGSNTIIEVNGKRVRGRQYPWGVAEVENGEHCDFTILRNMLIRTHMQDLKDVTNNVHYENYRSRKLAAVTYNGVDNNKNKGQLTKSPLAQMEEERREHVAKMKKMEMEMEQVFEMKVKEKVQKLKDSEAELQRRHEQMKKNLEAQHKELEEKRRQFEDEKANWEAQQRILEQQNSSRTLEKNKKKGKIF from the coding sequence ATGGTAGTAGGTGAATCTGGATTGGGAAAGTCAACGTTAATCAACTCATTATTTCTCACAGATTTGTATTCTCCAGAGTATCCAGGTCCTTCCCATAGAATAAAAAAGACTGTACAGGTGGAACAATCCAAAGTTTTAATCAAAGAAGGTGGTGTTCAGTTGCTGCTCACAATAGTTGATACCCCGGGATTTGGAGATGCAGTGGATAATAGTAATTGCTGGCAGCCTGTCATCGACTACATTGATAGTAAATTTGAGGACTACCTAAATGCAGAATCTCGAGTGAACAGACGACAAATGCCTGACAACAGGGTGCAGTGCTGTTTATATTTCATTGCTCCCTCAGGACATGGACTTAAACCATTGGATATTGAGTTTATGAAGCGCTTACATGAAAAAGTGAATATCATCCCACTTATTGCCAAAGCAGACACACTCACACCAGAGGAGTGCCAACAGTTTAAAAAACAGATAATGAAAGAAATCcaagaacataaaattaaaatatatgaatttccTGAAAcagatgatgaagaagaaaataagcttGTTAAAAAGATAAAGGACCGTTTACCTCTTGCTGTGGTGGGTAGTAATACTATCATTGAAGTTAATGGCAAAAGGGTCAGAGGAAGGCAGTATCCTTGGGGTGTTGCTGAAGTTGAAAATGGTGAACATTGTGATTTTACAATTCTGAGAAATATGTTGATAAGAACGCACATGCAAGACTTGAAAGATGTCACTAATAATGTACACTATGAGAACTACAGAAGCAGAAAACTGGCAGCTGTGACTTACAACGGAGTTGATAACAACAAGAATAAAGGACAACTTACTAAGAGCCCTCTGGCACagatggaggaagaaagaagggagcaTGTAGCCAAGATGAagaagatggagatggagatggagcagGTGTTTGAGATGAAGGTCAAAGAAAAAGTTCAGAAACTGAAGGATTCTGAAGCTGAGCTTCAACGGCGCCATgagcaaatgaaaaagaatttggaagcacAGCACAAAGAACTAGAGGAAAAACGTCGTCAGTTTGAAGATGAGAAAGCAAACTGGGAAGCTCAACAACGTATATTAGAACAACAGAACTCTTCGAGAACCTTggaaaagaacaagaagaaagggaagatcTTTTAA